The Aliiroseovarius pelagivivens genome contains a region encoding:
- a CDS encoding superoxide dismutase — protein MAFELPDLPYAHDALAEFGMSAETMEFHHDLHHKAYVDNGNKLIAGTEWEGKTLEEIIVGTYDDKSVAQNGIFNNISQLWNHNQFWEMMGPGKGAMPGDLEKAITESFGSVDEFKSQFSAAGAGQFGSGWAWLVKNADGSLAVTKTENGVNPLCFGQTALLGCDVWEHSYYIDFRNKRPAYLSNFLDNLVNWENVASRL, from the coding sequence ATGGCTTTTGAACTTCCCGATCTTCCTTACGCACACGACGCACTGGCCGAGTTCGGCATGTCGGCTGAAACCATGGAGTTTCACCACGACCTGCACCACAAGGCCTATGTCGACAACGGTAACAAGCTGATTGCTGGCACCGAGTGGGAGGGTAAGACCCTCGAAGAGATCATCGTTGGCACCTATGACGACAAGTCTGTCGCTCAGAACGGTATCTTCAACAACATCTCGCAGCTGTGGAACCACAACCAGTTCTGGGAAATGATGGGCCCGGGCAAGGGTGCCATGCCGGGTGACCTTGAAAAAGCGATCACCGAAAGCTTCGGCTCGGTTGACGAGTTCAAGTCGCAGTTCTCGGCTGCTGGCGCTGGTCAGTTCGGCTCGGGCTGGGCATGGCTGGTGAAGAACGCTGACGGTTCGCTGGCAGTCACCAAAACCGAAAACGGCGTGAACCCGCTGTGCTTCGGCCAGACCGCGCTTCTGGGCTGCGACGTGTGGGAGCACTCGTATTATATCGACTTCCGCAACAAGCGTCCGGCCTACCTGTCGAACTTCCTCGATAACCTGGTCAACTGGGAAAACGTGGCCTCGCGCCTGTAA
- a CDS encoding sarcosine oxidase subunit gamma → MSNAVSALQSASFDGYCKVEEAGLVGMITLRGDLTSKGVAKAVKAVTGAAMPGQGEVTEGAKGRVGWMSPDELLLIVDHADAPAIVEAATTSLGDEHSLVVNVSDARAVYRVKGAACREVIAKLTPADTSVMQPGMLRRTRIAQIPAAFYLEDDETAVLVCFRSVAQYAFDLLKDAAQPGGEVF, encoded by the coding sequence ATGTCTAACGCTGTTTCCGCACTTCAAAGCGCGTCGTTTGACGGCTACTGCAAAGTTGAAGAGGCCGGACTGGTCGGCATGATCACCCTGCGCGGTGACCTGACCTCGAAAGGTGTTGCCAAGGCGGTGAAAGCTGTCACGGGTGCTGCCATGCCGGGGCAGGGCGAGGTTACGGAAGGTGCCAAAGGCCGCGTTGGCTGGATGTCGCCGGACGAGCTTCTGCTGATCGTTGATCACGCCGATGCACCTGCCATCGTCGAAGCCGCGACCACGTCGCTGGGTGACGAGCATTCGCTTGTGGTGAATGTCTCGGACGCGCGCGCGGTCTATCGCGTAAAAGGTGCTGCCTGCCGCGAAGTGATCGCCAAGCTGACGCCTGCCGATACCTCGGTCATGCAACCCGGCATGCTGCGCCGCACCCGCATCGCGCAGATCCCGGCCGCCTTCTATCTGGAAGACGATGAAACCGCCGTTCTGGTCTGTTTCCGGTCGGTTGCTCAGTACGCGTTCGATCTTTTGAAAGACGCGGCCCAGCCGGGTGGTGAGGTATTCTAA
- a CDS encoding sarcosine oxidase subunit alpha family protein, whose amino-acid sequence MSTRLANGGRLIDRSKPKNFTFNGKRMKGYEGDTLAAALLGEDQMLMGRSFKYHRPRGVVASGAEEPNALVNLGQGDRFEPNQRVTTTELFDGLYATSQNHWPSLEFDVGVVNNYAARFLPAGFYYKTFMAPAAAWKHVFEPIIRKSAGLGQVPTEADVDRYEHYYYHTDLVVIGGGVAGLAAALAAGRSGAKVLVMEQTHHWGGRAAVDGGEIDGQSVDAWIDATVAELEGMENVTLRTRMMGSGVYDHGYVLGYERVADHTPGDGRPRHRLWRIRTKQIVTATGAIERPLSFAGNDIPGVMLASAVRDYAVNWGVSIGDRTVVVTNNDDGYRTALTLKEAGLVVPVVLDARSEATGPLAEAARAAGIRVEPGRAIAKVHGGKRVTGVSICLQAGEGSALEEIKCDAVAMSGGWSPVVHMWSHCGGKLIWDEAQAHFRPDPNRAPTSHDGEAFVVTAGAASGAMSLAETLEDAYAAGKAAGKAAGGKAIRKAGPKADAEEAQPMAPVWIMPQGAGPQKRMKMWLDYQNDVKVSDVQLAAREGYESVEHTKRYTTLGMATDQGKLSNINGLAVLSDALGQEIPTTGTTTFRPPYTPISFGAIAGEARHEIFQPIRRTPMHQWHEDAGAYMEPVGHWRRPYCYAKPGETNEQAVNREVLNTRENLGLLDASTLGKLIVRGPDAGKFMDMMYTNMMSNLAVGKCRYGLMCSENGFLSDDGVVARIDEDTWLCHTTSGGADRIHAWMEEWLQTEWWDWKVYVANVTEQLAQVAVVGPNARKVLEKLGGMDLSKETLPFMQWKDGKIGEFDARVYRISFSGELSYEIAVPASQGRAFWDALLEAGEEFGVMPYGTECLHIMRAEKGFIMIGDETDGTVIPQDLGLNWAISKKKEDFLGKRAQQRSHMTDPERWKLVGLETLDGSVLPDGAYAVGEGNNIHGQRNMIGRVTSTYYSPTLKKGIAMGLVLHGPDKMGEVVSFPTVDGSNTVIKARICDPVFYDKDGEKQNV is encoded by the coding sequence ATGAGCACCCGTCTGGCTAATGGCGGTCGTCTGATCGACCGTTCGAAACCGAAAAACTTCACCTTCAACGGCAAGCGCATGAAGGGCTACGAGGGCGACACGCTGGCCGCGGCGCTTCTGGGCGAAGACCAGATGTTGATGGGTCGGTCGTTCAAATACCACCGTCCGCGTGGCGTTGTGGCCTCCGGTGCGGAAGAGCCGAACGCTCTGGTCAATCTGGGGCAGGGCGACCGCTTTGAACCCAACCAGCGCGTCACCACGACCGAACTGTTTGACGGTCTCTATGCGACCTCGCAAAACCACTGGCCGAGCCTCGAGTTCGACGTGGGCGTGGTGAACAACTATGCCGCGCGCTTCCTGCCGGCGGGGTTCTACTACAAGACATTCATGGCACCCGCTGCCGCATGGAAGCACGTGTTCGAACCAATCATCCGCAAATCCGCCGGTCTGGGCCAAGTCCCAACCGAGGCAGATGTGGATCGTTACGAGCACTATTACTACCACACCGATCTAGTCGTTATCGGCGGCGGTGTGGCGGGTCTTGCGGCGGCTCTGGCTGCTGGCCGGTCGGGCGCGAAAGTGCTGGTGATGGAACAGACCCACCACTGGGGTGGCCGTGCTGCCGTAGACGGCGGCGAGATCGACGGTCAGTCGGTTGACGCATGGATCGACGCCACCGTGGCCGAGCTGGAAGGCATGGAGAATGTCACCCTGCGCACCCGCATGATGGGATCGGGCGTTTATGACCACGGCTATGTGCTGGGTTACGAGCGTGTGGCGGATCACACCCCGGGCGACGGACGTCCACGTCACCGTCTGTGGCGTATCCGTACCAAGCAGATCGTGACCGCAACTGGCGCCATCGAGCGTCCGCTGTCCTTCGCAGGCAACGACATTCCCGGCGTCATGCTGGCCTCGGCCGTGCGCGACTACGCTGTGAACTGGGGCGTGTCCATCGGCGACCGCACTGTGGTTGTCACCAACAATGACGACGGATATCGCACCGCACTGACGCTGAAAGAGGCCGGGCTGGTAGTTCCGGTTGTTCTGGATGCGCGCAGCGAAGCGACTGGTCCGTTGGCAGAAGCCGCCCGCGCCGCAGGTATCCGGGTTGAACCGGGCCGCGCCATTGCAAAAGTGCATGGTGGCAAGCGTGTGACCGGCGTGTCGATCTGTCTTCAGGCGGGCGAGGGCTCGGCTTTGGAAGAGATCAAATGCGACGCGGTTGCCATGTCCGGCGGCTGGTCCCCGGTCGTGCACATGTGGTCGCATTGCGGCGGCAAACTGATCTGGGACGAGGCGCAAGCCCACTTCCGTCCTGATCCGAACCGTGCGCCGACCAGCCATGACGGCGAAGCGTTCGTTGTGACCGCAGGTGCGGCCTCGGGCGCGATGTCGCTGGCCGAGACGCTGGAAGACGCTTACGCGGCAGGTAAGGCTGCGGGCAAGGCGGCAGGTGGTAAAGCCATCCGTAAAGCCGGTCCGAAAGCTGACGCCGAAGAGGCACAGCCGATGGCGCCCGTCTGGATCATGCCGCAGGGCGCAGGCCCGCAGAAGCGCATGAAGATGTGGCTGGATTATCAGAACGACGTGAAAGTTTCCGACGTTCAGCTGGCTGCACGTGAAGGCTATGAGAGCGTCGAACACACCAAGCGCTACACCACGCTTGGTATGGCGACCGATCAGGGTAAGCTTTCGAATATCAACGGCTTGGCGGTGCTTTCTGATGCTCTGGGTCAAGAGATCCCGACCACCGGAACCACCACCTTCCGCCCGCCTTACACACCGATCAGCTTCGGTGCGATTGCAGGCGAAGCACGCCATGAAATCTTCCAGCCGATCCGTCGTACGCCGATGCATCAGTGGCACGAAGACGCGGGTGCCTATATGGAACCTGTCGGCCACTGGCGTCGCCCTTATTGCTACGCGAAACCGGGCGAGACCAACGAACAGGCTGTAAACCGCGAAGTGCTGAACACCCGCGAAAACCTCGGCCTGCTGGATGCGTCCACGCTGGGTAAGCTGATCGTGAGAGGTCCCGACGCGGGCAAGTTCATGGACATGATGTACACCAACATGATGTCGAACTTGGCTGTCGGCAAATGCCGCTATGGTCTGATGTGCTCGGAAAACGGCTTCCTGTCGGACGATGGAGTTGTTGCGCGCATCGACGAGGACACTTGGCTGTGCCACACCACATCGGGTGGTGCTGACCGCATCCACGCGTGGATGGAGGAATGGCTGCAGACCGAATGGTGGGACTGGAAAGTCTATGTCGCCAATGTGACCGAGCAACTGGCGCAGGTTGCCGTGGTTGGACCCAACGCCCGCAAGGTGTTGGAAAAGCTCGGCGGTATGGACCTGTCCAAGGAAACGCTGCCCTTCATGCAGTGGAAAGACGGCAAGATTGGCGAGTTCGACGCACGCGTCTATCGGATCTCGTTCTCGGGCGAACTGTCGTACGAGATCGCCGTGCCCGCCAGCCAAGGCCGCGCCTTCTGGGACGCGCTTCTGGAAGCAGGTGAAGAGTTCGGCGTGATGCCATATGGCACCGAGTGTCTGCACATCATGCGGGCCGAGAAGGGCTTTATCATGATCGGCGACGAGACCGACGGCACCGTGATCCCGCAAGATCTGGGGCTGAACTGGGCGATCTCCAAGAAGAAAGAAGACTTCCTTGGCAAACGTGCTCAGCAACGCTCGCACATGACCGATCCCGAGCGCTGGAAACTGGTGGGTCTGGAAACGCTCGACGGGTCTGTCCTGCCGGACGGTGCCTATGCAGTGGGCGAGGGCAACAACATCCACGGCCAACGCAACATGATCGGGCGCGTAACCTCGACCTATTATTCGCCGACGCTGAAAAAAGGCATCGCGATGGGACTTGTTTTGCATGGCCCCGACAAGATGGGTGAAGTCGTCAGTTTCCCGACGGTGGATGGCTCGAACACGGTGATCAAGGCGCGGATCTGTGATCCGGTCTTCTATGACAAGGACGGGGAGAAGCAAAATGTCTAA
- a CDS encoding sarcosine oxidase subunit delta, producing MLILECPYCGVMADETDLHGGGEAHLKRFGPGSSDDDFETYLFHRANPKGVHFERWRHVSGCGKWFHAARNTMTLEVYGIYSAQTYEPPKALVNKIKKKHPEWGGWK from the coding sequence ATGCTGATCCTTGAATGCCCATACTGCGGCGTGATGGCCGATGAAACGGACCTGCATGGTGGCGGCGAAGCGCATCTGAAGCGTTTCGGACCCGGCTCGTCCGACGACGACTTCGAGACCTACCTGTTCCACCGAGCGAACCCGAAAGGGGTTCACTTTGAACGCTGGCGGCATGTTTCGGGCTGCGGCAAGTGGTTCCACGCGGCGCGCAACACGATGACGCTTGAGGTTTACGGCATCTATTCCGCCCAGACCTATGAGCCGCCCAAGGCGCTTGTGAACAAGATCAAGAAGAAACATCCTGAATGGGGGGGCTGGAAATGA
- a CDS encoding sarcosine oxidase subunit beta family protein: MRRYSAFAIAREAARYHTGWERAWKSPKPKKKYDVVIVGAGGHGLATAYYLGKNFGITNVAIIEKGWLGGGNTGRNTTIIRSNYLQDPSAAIYEKARSLYETMSQDLNYNVMFSPRGVMMLAQTEHEVRGYERTAHANALQGVTTEFISPERVKELVPIMNIHGPRYPVLGALWQARAGTARHDAVAWGYARACSDMGMDIIQKCEVTGVRQANGVVTGVDTTHGQIDCDKLAMVVAGNAGHLADMAGFRLPMESVALQALVSEPIKPCIDVVVMANTVHGYMSQSDKGELVIGGGTDGFNNYTQRGSFHHVEETVRALVETFPIISRLKMLRQWGGIVDVTGDRSPIIGKTPLGNCFINCGWGTGGFKSIPGSGWAMAETVAKGEPGSLAGAFGLDRFTEGRFIDESVAAGVAH; encoded by the coding sequence ATGCGACGTTATTCAGCATTTGCCATCGCGCGGGAGGCCGCGCGCTATCACACCGGATGGGAGCGGGCGTGGAAATCGCCCAAACCCAAAAAGAAATACGATGTGGTGATCGTAGGGGCTGGGGGCCACGGGTTGGCCACGGCATATTATTTGGGCAAGAATTTCGGGATCACCAATGTGGCGATCATCGAAAAAGGTTGGCTGGGCGGCGGCAATACGGGCCGCAACACCACCATCATTCGCTCGAACTACCTGCAGGATCCCTCGGCGGCGATTTATGAAAAAGCACGCTCTCTGTACGAGACGATGTCGCAGGACCTGAACTATAACGTCATGTTCTCGCCCCGTGGCGTCATGATGCTGGCTCAGACCGAGCACGAGGTGCGCGGATACGAACGCACGGCGCATGCAAATGCTCTGCAAGGTGTTACGACCGAGTTCATTTCGCCCGAGCGCGTGAAGGAACTGGTGCCGATCATGAACATCCACGGCCCGCGCTATCCCGTTCTGGGTGCGCTGTGGCAGGCCCGTGCAGGGACCGCGCGTCACGATGCGGTGGCGTGGGGCTATGCACGTGCGTGTTCCGACATGGGCATGGACATCATCCAGAAATGCGAAGTCACTGGCGTGCGTCAGGCAAACGGCGTTGTCACCGGTGTCGACACCACGCATGGTCAGATTGACTGTGACAAGCTGGCGATGGTTGTCGCGGGCAACGCAGGCCACCTGGCTGACATGGCGGGCTTCCGTCTGCCGATGGAAAGTGTCGCGCTGCAAGCGCTGGTGTCCGAGCCGATCAAACCCTGCATCGACGTGGTTGTCATGGCCAACACCGTGCACGGCTATATGTCTCAGTCCGACAAAGGCGAGCTGGTCATCGGCGGCGGCACCGACGGGTTCAACAATTACACCCAGCGCGGATCGTTCCACCACGTGGAAGAAACCGTGCGCGCACTGGTCGAGACCTTCCCGATCATCTCGCGCCTGAAAATGCTGCGCCAATGGGGCGGCATCGTGGACGTGACCGGCGACCGTTCACCCATCATCGGCAAGACGCCCTTGGGCAACTGCTTCATCAACTGTGGTTGGGGCACCGGCGGCTTCAAATCGATCCCCGGATCGGGCTGGGCCATGGCCGAGACCGTCGCCAAGGGCGAGCCCGGTTCGCTGGCAGGCGCGTTTGGTCTGGACCGCTTCACCGAAGGACGCTTCATCGATGAAAGCGTGGCGGCAGGGGTGGCGCACTGA
- the ccmI gene encoding c-type cytochrome biogenesis protein CcmI: protein MDNLAFWAIIGAATLATILVLARRILAVSADETSDDVETMSSDMKVYRDQLSELDRDITRGTVSKEDAERARVEISRRLLEADKAAQSRKSAKDAPHGLTRTTMGIIAVVLAVGSLGLYWTIGVPGAPDFGRAKRIAISDEVRQNRPSQELAEAQMPVWAGPPVDAPADYIELVDGLRKAVAGRPEDPRGLDLLAQHEAALGNLVAARTAMGQLLELKGDTATADDFARQAELMINAAGGFVSPDAESMLRSALERDPGHALARFYSGLMFAQNGRPDLAFRLWRRLLEEGPTDAEWWPAIRDQIGDLAALAGENYTPPEAPVMPPVAGLSGPSAEDIEAASDMSGEERAEMIQSMITRLSERLATDGGTPEEWARLVSVLGVVGDTERAAAIWAEAQTIFAAHPEALETVRAAAQQAGVAQ, encoded by the coding sequence ATGGATAACTTGGCATTTTGGGCCATCATTGGTGCAGCCACTTTGGCAACCATCCTTGTACTGGCGCGGCGAATACTCGCGGTTAGCGCCGATGAGACGTCAGATGACGTCGAAACGATGAGTTCCGACATGAAGGTCTATCGCGACCAACTGTCCGAACTGGACCGCGATATTACCCGCGGTACCGTCTCGAAAGAGGATGCAGAGCGTGCTCGCGTCGAAATCTCGCGTCGTCTGCTCGAGGCGGACAAAGCCGCGCAATCCAGAAAATCAGCCAAGGACGCCCCCCACGGCCTGACCCGCACAACGATGGGCATCATCGCCGTCGTTCTGGCCGTCGGCAGTCTCGGCCTTTACTGGACCATCGGTGTTCCGGGCGCACCGGATTTTGGCCGCGCCAAGCGTATCGCAATCAGTGATGAGGTGCGCCAGAACCGCCCCTCGCAAGAACTGGCAGAAGCACAGATGCCCGTTTGGGCAGGCCCGCCGGTCGATGCCCCGGCAGACTATATTGAACTGGTTGATGGGCTGCGCAAAGCCGTGGCTGGCCGCCCCGAGGATCCCCGCGGGTTGGACCTTCTGGCCCAGCACGAAGCAGCGCTTGGAAACCTGGTCGCCGCCCGCACGGCAATGGGGCAACTGCTTGAATTGAAAGGCGACACCGCAACGGCGGATGATTTCGCGCGCCAAGCTGAATTGATGATCAATGCTGCCGGGGGATTCGTCTCACCGGACGCCGAGTCCATGCTAAGAAGCGCTCTGGAGCGCGACCCAGGTCACGCATTAGCCCGCTTCTATTCTGGGCTGATGTTTGCCCAGAATGGCCGTCCGGATCTGGCATTCCGCCTGTGGCGTCGACTTTTGGAAGAAGGTCCGACCGATGCCGAATGGTGGCCCGCCATCCGTGATCAGATCGGAGATCTCGCGGCCCTCGCTGGCGAGAACTACACGCCACCGGAAGCCCCTGTCATGCCCCCGGTTGCTGGCCTATCCGGCCCGAGCGCCGAAGATATCGAAGCGGCATCCGACATGTCGGGCGAAGAGCGGGCCGAGATGATCCAATCCATGATCACCCGCCTGTCCGAACGCTTGGCCACAGACGGCGGCACGCCCGAGGAATGGGCGCGATTGGTTTCGGTTCTGGGCGTGGTGGGCGACACTGAACGCGCCGCCGCCATCTGGGCCGAGGCGCAAACGATTTTTGCAGCACATCCCGAGGCGCTCGAAACCGTGCGCGCGGCCGCTCAGCAAGCCGGAGTTGCGCAGTGA
- the ruvX gene encoding Holliday junction resolvase RuvX produces MIFDSIEDFAASLPPMTALAGLDLGTKTIGVAVSDSFRQVATPLETIKRKKFTLDAERLLEITSDRQIGGLVLGLPRNMDGSEGPRCQSTRAFARNLEKLTDLPIGFWDERLSTVAAERALLEADTSRKRRAEVIDHVAAGYILQGVLDRLRHL; encoded by the coding sequence GTGATCTTTGACAGCATCGAAGATTTCGCCGCGTCCCTTCCCCCAATGACGGCTCTGGCTGGACTGGATCTGGGCACCAAAACCATCGGCGTCGCGGTCTCGGACAGTTTTCGACAGGTGGCAACACCACTGGAAACCATCAAGCGCAAGAAATTTACGCTGGACGCGGAACGTCTTCTTGAGATCACAAGTGATCGACAAATTGGCGGGCTGGTCCTCGGACTGCCGCGCAACATGGACGGAAGCGAGGGGCCGCGCTGCCAGTCGACCCGCGCCTTTGCCCGCAATCTGGAGAAGCTGACCGACCTGCCGATCGGCTTTTGGGATGAACGCCTGTCCACCGTTGCGGCCGAACGCGCCCTGCTCGAGGCGGATACGTCTCGAAAGCGTCGCGCAGAGGTCATCGACCACGTTGCCGCCGGGTATATCCTGCAAGGTGTATTGGACCGGTTGAGGCACCTGTGA
- a CDS encoding DUF1289 domain-containing protein, with amino-acid sequence MTDDVWKRNEIASPCIKICVVHPEARICTGCYRSIDEIGGWSGMTDAERAQIMDELPTRKSSLTKRRGGRRARLNKA; translated from the coding sequence ATGACGGACGACGTCTGGAAACGAAACGAGATTGCAAGCCCCTGCATAAAGATCTGCGTGGTCCATCCCGAGGCGCGGATCTGCACCGGTTGCTATCGCTCGATCGACGAAATCGGTGGTTGGTCCGGCATGACCGACGCCGAACGCGCCCAGATCATGGACGAACTTCCCACCCGCAAATCCAGCCTGACTAAGCGACGCGGCGGGCGACGCGCACGGCTGAACAAAGCCTGA
- the ispG gene encoding flavodoxin-dependent (E)-4-hydroxy-3-methylbut-2-enyl-diphosphate synthase: MSHNPIRPWRDIERRTSRQIMVGNVPVGGGAPIAVQTMTNTDSSDVKATLGQVLAAAEAGADIVRISCPDVGSTTALKEIVAESPVPIVADIHFHYKRAIEAAEAGAACLRINPGNIGDAGRVREVIKAAKDHGCSIRIGVNAGSLEKHLLEKYGEPCPEAMVESGLEHIRILEDNDFRDYKISVKASDVFLSAAAYHGIAEATDAPIHLGITEAGGFVSGTIKSAVGLGNLLWAGIGDTIRVSLSADPVEEVKVGFEILKSLGLRHRGVNIISCPSCARQGFDVIKTVATLEERLAHIHTPMSLSIIGCVVNGPGEALMTDVGFTGGGAGSGMVYVAGKQDHKLDNEKMVDHIVDLVEKRAAQIETEAETEAAE, translated from the coding sequence ATGTCTCACAATCCCATTCGCCCGTGGCGCGACATCGAACGCCGGACCTCCCGGCAGATCATGGTGGGCAATGTGCCTGTAGGCGGCGGCGCGCCGATCGCGGTGCAGACCATGACCAATACGGACAGCTCGGATGTGAAGGCCACGCTGGGGCAGGTGCTTGCTGCCGCAGAAGCGGGTGCAGACATCGTGCGGATTTCCTGCCCGGATGTGGGGTCCACCACCGCGTTGAAAGAGATCGTGGCCGAAAGCCCGGTGCCTATCGTGGCAGACATTCATTTCCACTATAAACGCGCAATCGAAGCCGCCGAGGCAGGTGCAGCCTGCCTGCGCATCAACCCGGGCAACATTGGCGACGCAGGTCGCGTGCGTGAAGTGATCAAGGCGGCCAAGGATCACGGTTGTTCGATCCGTATCGGGGTGAACGCTGGGTCGCTTGAAAAGCATCTGCTTGAAAAATATGGCGAACCTTGCCCCGAGGCGATGGTGGAAAGCGGATTGGAGCATATCCGAATTCTGGAAGACAATGACTTCCGCGACTACAAGATCAGCGTGAAAGCTTCGGATGTCTTCCTGTCCGCTGCCGCCTATCACGGCATTGCCGAGGCCACCGATGCCCCCATCCATCTTGGGATTACCGAAGCAGGCGGGTTCGTGTCCGGCACAATCAAATCGGCAGTTGGCCTAGGCAACCTGCTTTGGGCCGGTATTGGTGACACGATCCGTGTCAGCCTATCTGCCGACCCAGTCGAAGAGGTGAAGGTGGGTTTTGAGATCCTGAAATCTCTGGGCCTGCGTCATCGCGGTGTGAACATCATTTCGTGCCCGTCTTGCGCACGTCAGGGTTTTGACGTGATCAAGACCGTGGCCACGCTGGAAGAACGGCTTGCCCACATCCACACACCGATGAGCCTGTCGATTATTGGATGTGTCGTGAATGGCCCGGGCGAGGCGCTGATGACTGATGTGGGCTTTACTGGAGGTGGCGCGGGGTCTGGCATGGTCTATGTGGCGGGCAAACAGGACCATAAGTTGGACAACGAAAAGATGGTCGATCATATCGTCGATCTGGTCGAGAAACGTGCGGCACAGATCGAAACAGAAGCTGAGACCGAGGCGGCGGAATAG
- a CDS encoding helix-turn-helix domain-containing protein, with translation MIGRWSTSQVEDEEQPTGFDSYEVLLGDVMRGERATLGKSLLDVQRELKIKATYIAAIENADPSAFASQGFIAGYVRSYARYLGLDPEWAYSTFCAEAGFEVDRGLSSNGLPSEKKARNASEHRGDPLANPNASWVPQRESVFTGIEPGAIGSISMLLLLIGGLGYGGWAMLKEVQRVDFAPIEQTPGVLSELPELETTPDVNQSESTQVATAGLTTPPTVEALDRLYRPQALDVPVLTHRDAPISTLNPNSVGVLAGLQTPEFPIAEERFPESDTRLASASPSAESKVQVLGADAADVAVFAVRPSWVRIQSADGSVIFEKILDAGETYVLPKTEQAPILRSGNAGSIYFAVNGAAYGPAGDGPSVVKNVAVSHDAVLENFALADLEGDADLATVVAELQAAE, from the coding sequence ATGATCGGGCGTTGGAGCACGTCTCAGGTCGAGGATGAAGAACAACCTACGGGGTTCGATTCCTACGAAGTCCTGTTGGGCGATGTGATGCGCGGAGAACGTGCAACGCTTGGTAAGTCTCTTCTGGATGTTCAGCGTGAACTGAAGATCAAAGCCACCTACATTGCAGCGATTGAAAATGCAGACCCCTCGGCCTTCGCGTCGCAGGGGTTCATTGCCGGTTATGTGCGTTCGTATGCGCGGTATCTGGGACTTGATCCCGAATGGGCCTATTCCACGTTCTGTGCCGAGGCCGGCTTCGAAGTGGACCGCGGCCTGTCTTCGAATGGTCTGCCCAGCGAAAAGAAAGCGCGAAACGCTTCCGAGCATCGTGGTGATCCGCTGGCCAACCCGAATGCGAGCTGGGTGCCGCAAAGGGAAAGCGTTTTTACTGGCATCGAGCCCGGAGCGATTGGATCGATTTCAATGCTTCTCTTGCTGATCGGTGGGCTGGGCTATGGCGGATGGGCCATGTTGAAAGAGGTTCAGCGTGTTGACTTCGCCCCGATTGAACAGACGCCGGGTGTATTGTCTGAGCTGCCTGAGCTGGAAACCACCCCCGATGTCAATCAAAGCGAAAGCACGCAAGTTGCGACGGCTGGTCTGACCACGCCTCCCACAGTGGAAGCATTGGATCGTCTCTATCGTCCGCAAGCGTTGGACGTGCCGGTTCTAACCCATCGCGATGCGCCGATTTCGACGTTGAACCCCAATTCGGTCGGCGTTCTGGCTGGGCTTCAAACGCCCGAGTTTCCTATTGCCGAAGAAAGATTCCCGGAAAGCGACACACGGCTTGCGAGCGCTTCACCTTCAGCTGAAAGTAAAGTTCAGGTGTTGGGGGCAGATGCCGCGGATGTGGCTGTTTTCGCCGTGCGCCCGTCTTGGGTACGCATTCAGTCGGCAGATGGCAGCGTGATTTTCGAAAAGATTTTGGACGCAGGTGAAACCTATGTCCTGCCGAAGACAGAACAGGCCCCTATTTTGCGTTCGGGAAATGCCGGTTCGATCTATTTCGCAGTGAACGGGGCGGCCTATGGCCCCGCGGGCGACGGGCCATCGGTTGTCAAGAATGTGGCTGTGTCTCACGACGCAGTGCTTGAGAACTTCGCGCTTGCCGATCTGGAAGGCGACGCCGACTTGGCAACCGTCGTGGCTGAACTGCAAGCCGCCGAATAA